GGATAAGGAtgcctgatttctttttcagccaTGCCCCACCCAGGCTTCTCAGCTCAAATAAATGCCCCTTATCTACAGGGCTGCCTGTTTACCAAAGACTGCCAAGTGTGGTGACCTGCTGTGGGGATATTGCTCTCAGGCAGGACATGGCTTAACTTTCCAAACTAATACATCGCCAGACACTGTTGGTAGGAAAGCACAGCTCTCTATCAGAAACAAGAAATAGAGTCCTCTGAAGAGTGAAGCTGGTCTGAAGGCTCTGTCTGTGTCCAAACACATGTAAAATTCCTAAGAAATTAAGTGATGCCAGCAGATTAAGACTGCTAGCTAAAATACCCCTTGTTTTTCCCTTGACTGGTTTTCACAGAACCAGAGCCGTGTCATTTGGAAAGAAGGTGGGGAGGTCTCTTGTCCAGACTCCCATTAGGAACATAGCTACCACTAACACAAGGTTGGGGGGCTAGATCCATCTTCCCTCTCTTTGTGGAGGACAGCAACATATGACCGCGCTAATCTCCAGATTATGCTTAAATACAGCCAAGCTTAGTGCAGAAGCAGTCACTTACCCCTCTGCACATGGCATTAGGCATCCCAAAAAGCCTATTCCCAAAGTTCATCAACCATACTAAACACTCAGACTATACTGATAGGTATAAGCACACACTTGGCCTACCCTGCCTGGATCAGCTAATAACATATCACTTCTCCGTCTTTTTAGGTCTCTATCACTTTAGCCCATACCTGTGTGAATGGAAGTTGATTGCAAGCATGGAAGTGTTTTCATGTGAGAAAGGGAGGCACTCTGAGTCTCATACTACTGGCTGCTACACCTGCCTCTGATTACACATAAAGCACATAAGTATTCAACTACTTACCAGTTCAAACTGTGCAATGTTATGAAATAAAAGACCACAATAAGGAGACCTCCAAATCGCACTGATTGAGTCGTAAGTGAAAATAAGAGATGCCCAAGCATGGTGTTTTGCTGAGCATGTAAGCTGTCTGGGAAGGTGTGTCACGCTTCCTGGCCAGCCTGCTGCCCAGGACCTGCACACCACCCCAAAGCTGAGCACAAGCACGATGAAGCAATTCCTGCTTATTGGGACATCTCTGGGTCCATTTGGATACACGTGCTCTTCAAAAATCAACATCGCTGAAACAAGGAACATAAACAAAGGAGATCAGAATCAGTGCAAGTACTTTACCAATGCAAGACCATTATTACCATTCacttcaaacagcaaaaatccCCATGATTAGCAATAACTTAGCCAGGAaagcaggcaaaaaaaccccaaaccacaataTATCTGCAAGCAGCATTACAAGATTTACAATTATCATGCGCAGTCATAACCACACTGAGTTAAGATCACAGGAGCAGGGCATGGTACTACCCATGGGGCACCTCTGGACTGAGTGGCCACAGAGGAGAGCTGCCTAAGCCATCCCTAATGCAATAATATCCCTAATCAGAGCACACCCAGAGGTCACCTCTGCCATAAAGAGGTGTCTAAGGCTCTTGTCATTCATTTGAAAAAGCCTTTCCTCCATGTGCGGCCACTTGGTGCAAAGCAATTACACTCCTTAAGTTTAAGGAGCACACCCCTGAAACtatttcaggcttttcttctACCACACAGAGTCCTCCAAATTAAAGAGGGCAAAAGCCACTCAGAGTTGGAGGCTGTAAACATGCAAAGACCAAACTAGAAGGAACCCAGGAGAGAAATGACTTCTCATCCTCCAAAGCCCTGTGTACATCCATACTTCCAGATCAGCACCCCACTCTCCACTGGATGAACAGGAAGAGATTCTAAAATCAAGTGTTAGCCAGCTCCCTACTACATAGGGATAGGCCACACCTCAACACAAGACAGAGCAGAAGCATTGACTGACCACCACCTTGCTGCTTCATGTTTCTCCATTCCTTGTGGTGTGCTGCACTGTTACCCATGGGGCTGTCAAATATGAAGCTCTTGAGAGGCGGCTAGAAGGTCTTGGCTGAGCTAGAATGACCTTAGTTGCAACAGAATGATGTTCTATACATTTAGCCCATTTCAAAAGCCTCCAGTCAGTAACTGGGTCTCTTGACAACTATCCTCCAGACAGGTAAGACTTCCCATTTCTTTTGGaagggcttgtttgtttgttttcccagattAAAAAGAGCATACAAACATCTTAACTAGGACAAACTTCTTTCCAGGGGAGGCAAAAGTTCactaatggaagaaaaaaggaaaaggaggccTTAAGATCAGCCTTGGGTACTGAAGGGTGAgagaaataaatagcttttcGGCAAAGCTGTGGTGAAAAAACGCTGCTTCTGCAAGGTCATGAAGAGCAGCAAAGGTTGCAGTGAGGCGCCGGGAGCTCTCCAAGGGCACGACAACCTCAACTCAAGGTGAACTGGGGTTTCTACTTACTTCCACTGCTGAGAACAGTCCCCTCCTCATTGCAATGTTAATTTCCAACAAAATATGGAAACAACCACCTCCTTGATAAACTGAATCATTAAATTACCTTACTATAAGAcaagcacaggcaggagcagttTCTATGGACAACTGACCTGCTGAGGCTTGCCCCTGTAGCCATACTGCACTAGGAATTTGATGGGAGGCAACAAGCTGTTGTGACCTCTTCTTCCCCATGCAACTAGCCACATTTATTCCAGTGTTTGTTCATTGCGAGAGGTTATTGCCTTTAACCTGCCTGAGaaaccttttttctctctaacaCAACCCCAAGATTCTGTGAATGCCTCTCATATCCATATAAATACTTATTAAGAAATCTGCTTGAAAGTGCTTGTGTTGAAATTTGCCTGCAACTCCTTTGTTTAAAGTTTGTGAGCGGTTTTTCTAAAGTCTGTCTGCAGTAGCATTAGAGTTGCTCAAATATAGCTCctgaaatgtgaaattaaaGACAACAAAACAAGGCCTCTTACTATCTCAGCAGGAGAGTGTCTGCAtgggttttttctgcataaaaaagAGATTGTTTCTTACATGGTTGTCAATTAGTTTTTCCAGCATGGGATGACTCCtctaataaataaaagcattcattACAGCAGAGATGCACTCAGCAAGCTTCTGTGGACAAACAAATGAGATCAACCTGAAAAAACACTGTTTGGCTGAACACAAGTGTCACTACTAAAATCATCataccacatttttttttcccctcaagtgCCTCCTTCCTCTTTAGTATGAACCATGCAGGAAGATTTATCCTGTTATTGGATGTTGTGAACTAGTTACGTTTGTGAGATTTAAGCTACCTGTACATGGCAATGTTACTAGTCCATCAGAGAAGACTAACCATGGGCCATGCTGCGTCCAAGGCCCCCAGGACTGCTGGAGTCATCTCATGCTTTGTAGAGTGAATTCATATCCTGACATGTTAATAAATACCAACTTATTTTAATAAgtttctttacatttcaaataaatcagCAAACATTCATAAAATTCACTTCAAAGTCACCGAATCGGACATTTTGTGAAAATAGTTACAGCTTAGTTTGACATTAATTCAATTTAGATAAAATAATATCTGGAATAATTCTATAGATTTCTGCAACTCACTGATAAAAAACTACTCAAGcagtaaacagaaaacaattattaTTCAACCCTTAcctaaaaaatatctttctgaagttatttaacaaaaataaacaactcagtacttaaaataaatgatgTAAAATTACAACAGCTCTTCACTTAGGAAACCTGTAGTATAATCTGTAACAAAGCTTTTCATTGGTCTGTAAGCCTGGTTATAGACCTGTAAATAAAAGACTAGTGACAAAGTCTGTGATACTGCCCCCATCCCAAGGGGAGATCTGCTGAGCTAGACTCAATTTTATCATAGGAACGTGCATTGCAGTAACTCGAAAGAAGTAAATTACCATGGTTCTTCAGAAAAGAGGAGTGCGGTTGCTATAGTGAAAAGCAAATATGTAATTAACAATTTGTACAAAACATGGGCTAACAAATGAATGGTATTTTCAGAGTAAGCATATGAGAGATTTGGATTTTATCATtctaaataaaagaataaaataaaaaaaatataaattctgaaaatacatcaaatacagaaaggaaacttagaagttttaaagtaaaaactcTGCAAGTTCAACAAGTatttactttcagaaaaaaaatgaacatcaTTCTAAAGCAGTTGTGGCTGTCCAAATCTGTGACTCTGGAAAGAGAACTGCTTCCACCTACATATGAGCAATGGAGGCTTGACCAATACTTCTCTCTCTTACatgaatttgaaataaagttTTCACATTTCCATTGATCCAATTTAGCAGTCGGAAGAGCAAGGGGAGCTGGGAGGAGTTTTAGCCAAGCAGCGAATGTTCTCAACAAAGCTTTATTATGACTTGGTTATTTTGTTTCCTGGATGTAAGTCATAGGAAGAATGACTGAATTGTAATATAGAGATACCAAgctaacttctttttttttttttgagtaagagcaaccaaaacacagcattccACATTTCAGAACAAGCCATTCTAATCCAAAGCTGATCACATTAATGTTGTACTTCATTAACAGCCCATGGACGCAAAGCAAATTAACACTGTGGCCTCTTTCGAGTACCACCGTATCTGGGGCCTAGGACAAAAGCAGAAGTTGTTACTTATTAGATGTGGCTTTCACTaataaaattgtattaaaaGGCACAGCTTCATGGTGGCAGAGGTGCAGGATGTTACCAAAAATAGTTGAGCATGTATTTAACTATGAACTAGAAGCTTCTTAGTTTGTTTTACGTAATAACCAAATAGGACAAAATTTTGTTGACCTGGCATGTTTTGAACCTATTTTTACTTCACTCATTTCCAAATGGCTGACAATGTCTAAAAGTGACATTAAATGAAGTGCAGCTATGAATGTAGCAGGAATAGGAGATAAAATCCTCAAAGGGAAAATCTGGgtccttctctttttaaatacaagttaAAAGGAGAGTACTGCCATGCCACATCATTAATGGAATTTTTATTCGATACACAGTTCTTCTATTTGATGTGGAAGCAGACAAACATATccctcaaaggaaaaaaaccaaaaccaacacccaAACAACACAATACTTTTCTACTGCTTTAGAACTGATGAACATTCTCCCATTTCTTCTAGACTTtgtaaaaaagccccaaaagtTACCAGCAGAAGCCCTTAGAAGACTGCCTTATCAGGAAAGGCCAGCCCAACCACTCACTATTTCAGTTCTTCCAGCCATGTCTTATTTGTGTGCAATGAATAATCAGATGCTAGATATCATCAAGAGTAAGGCTTAGCGAATACATACTATCCACAGGCTGGGGTGGAACAGCCGTGCACAGGCCAAAGCGATGTTTGCATGTGTTTAAATTACATGTTCTTAAAAGCTTAACACTTTGCCTGGATCCCACATATCAACCTTACTGCTGGGTTAAGTTgcaagcaacaacaaaaaatcatcagtaggaaaagaaaacaatgctgtAACACAGGCTGCAAAGAGCGAAGAGCTTCCACACTATTTCAACAGAGATGATCAGTTAAGGTGCTTCTGGATTCTGCACTGCAGAGAGGTTGGCAGAGGCGTCTGTTCAATAAGCTTTGTAACAGTCCTTCATGGCTATCTGGGAGCAGTTCCTAAGGCAGAACCCCTGAACTGCTAGTTCCTGTAGCGGGGCATCTGTGGAGCAGGGGCTCCCTCTAAGGGGGCCAAGGAGGAGACTGTCATAAGCTGTCCAGCATGCATCCTCTCATTCACCCGCAGTTCACAGCCATCCTGTAGCATCCTTATAGCTATCCTCGCAATGTTTTTAGAGTCATCAAGTCCACTGTGAGGTCTCCCATCATAATTCATACCCAGATTTTCAAGCATCATTGTCAGCTTGGTCTGGTTCCTAGGAACCTGATGGAGAAAGTGAACCGCATTCAAGAATTAGGTTCTGTACCAAGTCTTTTACATGTAACACAATGCCGCAGAAACATATGCAGATTTTAAGTTTACTTAAGTCACATACTACTTTCATGTTGCCTTTTGACAGATCACTAACAATTTAACTTCAAAGCACCTTGGTGAGACAGACACTCTCATTTTTACAGAGGAGACATAGTCAACAGGGGCTTGTCTAGACTCAGAATGATGTCAAGAGCCTCTCACCATTACCAGCACCAGCTCGAGATGTCCCAGCACTGGCAACAGTGGAAGCCATGGTCCAGCTAGCTTTAATCATCCTCATATAAAAGGAATTACCACCCAAAATGGCATTGCAGGGGGTATcagattttggttttccttttaaatgctaAGCAATTAAAGAAGCACCAGGCTCCTGATTTTCACTGATTTTCACTGATGTCAAGCTTCTGGATGCCTCCAAACACCAAAGGAACTGATCAAGAACACCTAGAGCAGCCCATGCTTACACAGATCAACAGCATGAACAGACAAGGAAGCTTAACTGACTTACCAGTGCAAAGTGCTACACCAGCAAAAGCCCCAAGTGTTCTTCTGATTAACCACTaagtgtatttttgttctttggaaGGGTCACAGGAAAACAtaactttaaaggaaaatttgagTTTGCTCTCGTGGTGGTTGGGGTGGGGGAACATGGGATATGACAAGTTCCAGGATATTGCACCATACTACTGGATGTAATAGCTAGGAGGAATGGTGACTGCACAGTTGCAAAAACCTGGCAATATGCAACTCCAAAAACAACACCCGCAAACTGGGCAGGGGAGACATACTGCATGTTGTGGGATATTCCACAGGAAAGTTACAATACGTTCCTTGTCATTAATTTTATCTATTATTATTACTCAACAACAGGTTCAACAGCAGCACGGAATAGCTAAACAGAAGCACTGAACAGCCATAAATGCTTAAATAGTTTGCATGTAaaaaaatttcacagaaaataaaaagaaactgattcCTTCTCAGTTACAATCTTTCATTGCTCTTCATTGAGCACTTACTGCTCaacacagaaaggagaaaggtcTGTCCAGGTTAAAGCTGATAGGACTAACAAGACTGTTCTGTGCTCCAGCATGTTTCCAACAGAAATGCGTATGCAGAGAAGGCACAATAACAGAAGGAGACATGGACTAACCCTGTAATATTTGCCCAGCACAAAGTAAAGCTTTTCTCCTGTTAGAtgttaacctttttttttttcctaaaggttACAGTAAGTATGGAAAAGCCCTTCAAGAGAAGATCATAAGCTAGGCTGAAATCATGTTCAAACAAATAGTTTAGTGTAGACTGACTAGGAATTTGCTAGAATCTCCAATAACCCCTTTTATGGCAATCTGAAAGCAGTAATAAGGTCCAGCACTGAACTTGGTGCTACTTTTCTCTTGACAATTTGATTCCGCATTAAGTATCCCCTAATCTTTCTCTCCCACGTCTCCCATTACACGGTCAAAAGCAGAGATATCTGAGGGTAGTGGTGCAAATCAGTTTTATACGATAttacaggaaaacaggaaaaaaatgatggaaaaaatcAATACAGAGTCTTTTCAGGTGAACTACTTCAAGACAAACTTGATCTAAGAGCACTGGTATGACATCGTTAGGCAATCCTTCGTGGAGCACCTCATTCTTGAAAACAAGATTACAATCAAAATGCAGTAAATTATATGATCTTCAATTAGGAAAGTAAGATTTGGGCATGAAGAAGATTTGAAAATCAGGCCCCAGGCAACTTGCTTAAGTACTATAATTTTATACTACACAAGTAAAGATGACAAGCACAACAGGACATTCTAGACTTTTAAACCAAATCTTCCCGCAAGAGAAACAACAATTTGTACAAACCTTATAGAAGTTCCCATATGATTTGCGAATATTGATCCACTTTTTGGCAAAAGAAGGGTATTTGATACGGCTAATACGGCACTGGGTGTTCAGAAATTTACTCATATCCCAAGACCTTAAAaagtcaaaagagaaaaacattagCAATACATAATTCATACGCCCTGCTTTCTACATATTGCACACCTGTAGCACAAAAAGCTGTCTTTTCTTTGGTGACTAGTAGAAGGAAAAGAGTTTAGGAAAAGCTCCTTTCCTACAGTCATggtaaagaattttttaatatgaatttgtTAATCATGGCGAGAACAAACAATGACATGAGCAAGGTTTTCACTAGTACGGTTTCATGGCCAGCatagttaaaacaaaaaacagcatGCCAACTTCTCCACCTGTAACATCTACTCCAAAAACTGCCAATAAACTAGATGCTTATGCAGCAAGTGACACCTTaaattttcctgattttcctgATTACTTGGATATGCATTCATCTCTCTACTTCACATAGAAACAAGACTGCATTTAGTTGTAGGAGAAACCAGACCTTTATGGAAAGAAGATGAAACTATAACCCTATGCACTTCAAGCCTGCATTTCTGAAGGGAACCACCCCAGCAAGTTTCTAGGCTTCAAGCTAAAATAAAgcccttttccccccccttgCAGCTATCTATGCAGTCTCACCCATATGACAGAGGTTTTGCTGCACCTATATTCCTTGAGGAATTTCACTGAGGGGATTCCTCTGGAGGGGAACTCCAGACACATTCTAGGCCCAGTAATATAACCAGTCTCACAACAGTTTTGctttagcattttctttttttttaaattgctgttgcTTCCAAAAATAGAAACCTAATAATAAGTAAAAAATTAGTCAAATAGCAGTATTTACCACAGTTTCTTACATTAGTTAAAGTTGGAATGacattattttaattccttatttttaagGTGTCACGGATCTAAACTGTACACCTCCAATCTTGTGTGACAGCTTCTACATGCCTTCACTGTTCACACTGGATACAACCACATTTCAATGATACGGgttcttcagctgaaaagacCTGTCATTTATAGTTATTGCCCAAATCTTTAGGAGTTTTGAGTAAGAAGTCTcatgactaaaaaaaaattcctcagtCGCTAAGATGGGTTAGTGAAAAAAGCTTCTGTTATGTATCCATTCATCTCCTATGATACCTTATTTTCCAAACCACTCTTTATCTGTGTTTTACTTGACAGAAGCATTAGGAAGTCATACTAAGATCCCCCACGCTCTTTTTTCATAAACTCCAATTTTGTTTTGGGATCTATCTCCCTCTGTATCAATATTGTCATTgtagcagagcagcagaggactGCCCTTTTAATCCAGAACAGCAGAATACAAAAAACAGGCACAGAAACGTGAAAATGCATCATCCCTCAACAcagctgtcctggtttcagctgggatagagttattttatttcctagtagctggtgcagcgctgtgttttggatttagtctgggaataatgctgataacacactgatgttttagtttttgctcagtagcacttaccctgatcaaggacttttcagtctctcatgctctatCCatgagaaggggcacaagaagccaggagggagcgGAGACGGGACCCCTGACCCAAACTatccaaagggatattccatgccgcaacatgtcatgcccagtatagaaactggggggagttggccagAAAGGATCGATTGCTGCTTAGAGATCagctgggtattggtcagcaggtggtgagcaattgtactgtgcatcactgctgtttgttgGGTT
The window above is part of the Strigops habroptila isolate Jane chromosome 7, bStrHab1.2.pri, whole genome shotgun sequence genome. Proteins encoded here:
- the ERI1 gene encoding 3'-5' exoribonuclease 1 isoform X2; the protein is MQKEPINRDSCYDYICVVDFEATCEEGNPREFVHEIIEFPIVLLNTHTLKIEDTFQQYVKPEINPKLSNFCISLTGITQDIVDKAETFTQVLQNVIEWMRQRELGTKYSYSMLTDGSWDMSKFLNTQCRISRIKYPSFAKKWINIRKSYGNFYKVPRNQTKLTMMLENLGMNYDGRPHSGLDDSKNIARIAIRMLQDGCELRVNERMHAGQLMTVSSLAPLEGAPAPQMPRYRN